GCTAGGGAATCTCTGCACAGGGAGGATTCGAGCGAGAAGCGGGAGTCGCCGCCTGAGCAAGAAGCGTGATCCGATCGCAGATCCGTAGATCTGCAGAGGGTCGCGCGACGCAGCGCAGGCGGATGCATCGAGCTTCGCAGCCGCAGCCTCCCTGTGCAGAGCTTCCCTAGTGGATGCGCCTGGCCAACTCGCTCCAGAGACGGTCCGCGTCCGTCAGGGGATCGTTCCAGGTGACGCATTCGAGTGGACGCGGCAGCTCTTCATCCTCAGCGCCGGGCTGAAGGCCGGAGTCGACGACGAGCCAGGCGACATCGGGCCATGGAAGATCGAGAGCGGCGCGTTCGCTTTTCGGAATTGCCCGCAGCAGCTGGGCGAGCGCTTGCCCGTCGCATTTTTCGACGGCGGTTTCGATGTCAGCACGGAGTTCGCCGGGATAACTGGAAGGCACGCGAGAGCGCAGCTTCGCCCGCACATCGTCGCTGTCTGCACACTCGATGAGTTCTGCGAGCGCTTTCGGGATGCGAAGCAGGGCCGAGTCAATCGTGATCATGAAACGAACCCGGTCTCCCATGCGTTGCGCAAGGGCTCGCGCGGCGAACCCGCCCCAACCGTGGCCGATCAGGTCTATACGCCCGATCCGCATGGCGTCGACCCAAGTCTCGAACCACTGCGCAGCTTCGCCAGGCGAAAGGGTCTTCAGCTTCCCGCGCGAACGCCCGAAACCGGGCAGATCCGGGGCGATGCCGCGTCTCCCGTTGTCCTTTGCGCGCGACAGAATCGGAGCAAACACGCGGGACGAGAGCCCGATGTCGTGCAGAAACACCGCGGGTACGGGATCGTCGAGGCGCCCCCAGTCCAGGTAACGCAGACGCACTCCCCCCAGATCCAGATCGGAGTCATCGGCGTGGTCTTCAACGACCGCAAGTCGCCCCTCCCTGGCTTCGAAGCGACTGCGCAACTTGCGCAATGCCCGTCTCTCGATCAATCGCCGCAGTGCTTTCGGAACCGGAATCGGAAACGCCGACGCCACATCAACCAGCGCCGGACTGCCGTCGTCCATTGCGATCACATTGCTGGGGCTGCGCAGGTCCACGTACAGAACACCGCGATCCGCCAGTTCGTCCAGGATCTCCTGTAGAGCATCGAAGAAGTGCGACGGCAGCGTCGCGTAGTGCGAGCGACGCTGCAGTGGCCGGCCCTCGAGCCACTCGATCGCGAACGCCAGTCGATCGACGCGTCCGCGCGGTTCCGGCAGCCCACGCACACCCTTCAAGCGTTCGAGCATCGCGAGTTCGTGGCGGATGAAGAGCGGGGCAAGCAGATGCCGCACCCAGAACGAGCGCTGACTGTAGTCCTTGACGATCAACGGAGGTCCGTGCTCCGGTTGGATCTTCAGCACGTCAGGATTCGCGAAGCCCCCTCGATTCAGGACGCGAACACCAGGCGCGAAGAGATCCGCACGCTTCAATCGAGAACTTACCGCTTGTCCCACGATCTACCGTTGCGCCGACGGCTCAGCCGAGACCCCAGCGGAGCGCCATCGCCACCATGCCCACCGTCACAGCCAGAGCGGTACCGGTCTCGTTATTGTCGGCGAAGCGCGTCATGCGCCAGGCCGTCTCGCTTCCGCGATCCGCTTCGAGCGGCTCGTATGGATGGAGACGCGGAAGCAGTCGAGGAACGGCGATCGCGAAGCGCCGGTAGGCATCGCCATACAGCGATTCGAGGCGAGCGCTCTCGATGCGATCCTTGTACGGCATGTAGTAGACGAAGAACACGAGCAGCAATACCGTGAACATCAGATAAGCCCACGAATTGCCCGCCATGATCAGAAAGCCCACAGCGATCAGGAAAGTCCCGAGGTACAGCGGATGACGCACATAGGCGAACGGCCCGGTCACCGTCAGGTTGTCGTTCTTGTGCAGATGTCCGGTCGCCCAGAGGCGCAGGCTTTCACCCGCGAGGATCGGAAGCAATCCGAGCGCGAGCGAGCCCGGTGTGGGCTCACTGAACCAGATCGCCGCCAGAGCTGCGGCGTAAACGGCCAGTAAACGGGGTGTGAGTCGCTTCTTGAGCCGAGCCATGGCCCAAGAGGTAGCCTCGGGCGCCCCGTCGAGCAAACGCGCTGGGCGAAGAAGGCTCGCTAGTGAGAAAAGCGGGCGCGGACCAGGCCCTTCAAATAGCCCGAAAGCTGCTTTCGGAAACCCTCGTGGGGCTCGATGGGCAACGCGTCCGACTCGAGGAACTCCTGGAAGTCGCTCACATCCAGCGCCTCGACCTCGACCTCGACACCGTCCCAGAAGGAACTGGCGTAGCGGGTCTCCAGTGCGTGTACAGCGGAGAAATCGAGACTTGTGGTCTTGTCGCGTGTATCGCTCATTGGCCGGACTCCGATGCGGCACGCGGATTACAACCGCGGAACAACCCCATCGTCAATAGAGTAGGCGAGCTTGAGCGAAGGTGTCGCATAAGAGTGCGACAATAGTGAAAAAGAAGGCCTAAAGGCCCGATTCCAAAGGCCTATTCAGAACGCAGGAGCGCCGGCTGGGAGCTGGGCGGCGAGCGTTCGGCGAGCGCGGTAGAGACTCGACTTCACCGCGTCCTCACTGCGACCGGTCAGCTGCGCGATCTTGCGAATCGGCATGCGTCCTGCGTGTCGCATCTCCAGGATACGGCGCTGCTCGGTGGGCAGCTGGTCGATAGCCGTCTGGACCCGGCCGAGCATCTGACGAGCCTCGGCGCGATTACCGGGCCCCATGTCGACGGGCGCGGCTTCGGGCGGAATATCGTCGATCGAAACCAGACGCACGCCACCGCGACGGCGGAGTCGGTTGTTGAGAATGTTTCGGGTGATCCCGTAGATCCACACGACGAGGTCGGATTTGCCCTCGAAGCGGCCAATACAGCTGAAAACGGCCTCGAAGACTTCCTGGGTGACGTCCTCGGCCTCGGCCGCGTCGCCCAGTTTTCGGATCGAGAAGTTGAGGATCCGCCGGAAGTAGCCGTTGTACAGATCTTCAAAGGCGGATGTGTCTCCGCTCTTGATGGCATCTACGATCTTTCGGTCCGTGTCTTTCAAGTCCGGCTCCACCCTCGAATTGGTGCATGTGGGTTCAGCAATCGTCATGCCAACACACTTCCGCCACCCAGACGCCCGTCAGAGGAGCCCAACGACGTTTTTGGGGCGAAGCAACCACGAAAAAGGCTCGAAGAAGCCAGAACAGGAGTGAAGCTTGTTTCCCAATTAGGGCAAAATTGATTCACTCTGGAGGGCTAAAGCCCCTTCGGAGGCAGGTCTCAGCGCCCCAAGACGCTCGCAGCAGGCCGAAACGAACGCCCCTTACAACTTGTCGGGCGAAACCAGCCAGACGCCATCCACACGACGCCAGGAGTCCGTGCGGTGCATCTCCATCTCCCAGAAGCGCAGCCGCCTCTGGTGTTTGCCGGAGATGCGCAACTCCACACGCGCGAAATCCGGCCGTTCGAAGCGGAATTCCTGGATCTCCAGGGATGCGACTCGCCCGTCTCGGAAATTCAGCGACCTCACGGCGTCGGCCAGGCTCGAGTAGTAGTCGGCGAAAGCCGCCGGACCGGCGAAATAGGTCTTCAGTTCGGGGTCCTCGTAG
This region of bacterium genomic DNA includes:
- a CDS encoding alpha/beta fold hydrolase, which produces MLKIQPEHGPPLIVKDYSQRSFWVRHLLAPLFIRHELAMLERLKGVRGLPEPRGRVDRLAFAIEWLEGRPLQRRSHYATLPSHFFDALQEILDELADRGVLYVDLRSPSNVIAMDDGSPALVDVASAFPIPVPKALRRLIERRALRKLRSRFEAREGRLAVVEDHADDSDLDLGGVRLRYLDWGRLDDPVPAVFLHDIGLSSRVFAPILSRAKDNGRRGIAPDLPGFGRSRGKLKTLSPGEAAQWFETWVDAMRIGRIDLIGHGWGGFAARALAQRMGDRVRFMITIDSALLRIPKALAELIECADSDDVRAKLRSRVPSSYPGELRADIETAVEKCDGQALAQLLRAIPKSERAALDLPWPDVAWLVVDSGLQPGAEDEELPRPLECVTWNDPLTDADRLWSELARRIH
- a CDS encoding RNA polymerase sigma factor, whose translation is MKDTDRKIVDAIKSGDTSAFEDLYNGYFRRILNFSIRKLGDAAEAEDVTQEVFEAVFSCIGRFEGKSDLVVWIYGITRNILNNRLRRRGGVRLVSIDDIPPEAAPVDMGPGNRAEARQMLGRVQTAIDQLPTEQRRILEMRHAGRMPIRKIAQLTGRSEDAVKSSLYRARRTLAAQLPAGAPAF
- a CDS encoding isoprenylcysteine carboxylmethyltransferase family protein; translation: MARLKKRLTPRLLAVYAAALAAIWFSEPTPGSLALGLLPILAGESLRLWATGHLHKNDNLTVTGPFAYVRHPLYLGTFLIAVGFLIMAGNSWAYLMFTVLLLVFFVYYMPYKDRIESARLESLYGDAYRRFAIAVPRLLPRLHPYEPLEADRGSETAWRMTRFADNNETGTALAVTVGMVAMALRWGLG